Genomic segment of uncultured Desulfobacter sp.:
GTATATCCTTAAGCTCCTCTTTAACCGCTTTGTCATTAACTAGTTCGTACTGAAGCTTGCGCCACATGTCTCATATGAAGTTTCTTGCCTGATAAATTCTAAAGATTCTTTTGGGTTCATCATTTCATCCCGATCCAGAACAAAAAGATATATAGTCCTGTCTATTCCTTATGTTATCTGACACTTAACCCTACATCCTTAATATCCGTATGATATCCAACCAAATTAAAATAGACCGATTCAATATCAGTTGGATTAATAATCATTCATGACAGGTAAATGCAAGGGTAAACTTTTTATATACTTCAGTTGAATTATACTGACGGCTCCGGAAGCGACGGATATGTCTATAAAAGCTCGTTTTTCGGGATGCGACGATGGGCACAACATATTGTACTTTTCTTTATTCTTTTGAGGGAGGATAATAATATATTAAATTTATTCTTGCCTTTCGTTGTCAGGAATGGTTAATCTCCAATTAAATTGAATTTTAACATCAACCAGTTTCATTAAAAAAATACATAGGCAGAATACGCCTATCACCATATTGGCCCATTCTGTCTATTTCACTGTTATGTTTAAACAAAATGCCCAATGAAAATGACATAATCTGCTCAAGCTGTGAAAAAATTTACAAATGGATGCCTAAAGGCAAGCTGACTTGTAGTTGCGGCCATTCCATCCAAGCAGACGGTAAAAATTTGGAACAGTTCCAAAATTACCAGCCACAGAAGGAATCTTTAAAAGATCGGTTACCGAGTTTAATTGAAATCCTGCTTGCAATTGGTATTCTAATTATCCCTGTTTCCTTTTTTCTTAGGTTCAAATATGGCGCCCAATGGTTAGAAGCGGAGAATAATTTTTTCTCAAAGCTGTTGGGGATAAGCCCTGAATTTTATGAAATCATTAAAATTTTTACTTTTATTTTAGCATTTGTTGTCTGGTTAATTTGGCGTAGAAAAAAACAAAAAAATCAAACATAACCAGTCACTGGACAGGACCGCGAGCAACTCAGCCGCTTTTTTCAAGTGCCGTGGCGCGGCCCGTCAGTTCAACCGTTAGCCGTATATGAATATACCCATTTCAAAGCAAAAAAAACAACTTGAGTTACTAATACAAGCACTCGAACATTTGTGTACTCACTTACGTGTTGATAAAGATTGCCCGTGGACAGATCATTTTGAAAGGCAACTTAATAATGCAATGAATTTATTTCATAATGGTTTTACACAAGATGATTTGAATTCATTGTCATCTTCAGTTCGAAGCGTTTACGGTGGGATGGGTAGTTTTAATGATTATTATAACCCCAATTTCACTAAACAAAGAAACAAAATTATAGAGCAAATTGGTTCAAGTCTCGATTTATCAGAAAAAGTCTATGAATATGCACTTGAGCTCAAAGTTATTGGCCGGATAAGCGGCTAACAAGCCCCTTCCACTCGGACCGGGCTACAGCGGCGCACTTTTGAGCGCTGTTTTAATTCAACCTTTTTCGCTCTTCGGCGGTTTTCGTGGTTCCCCGCCTGGCCGGTGAAGGGCACGTTACATTTAATACATTATTTTCGTTACCGCTCGAAGATCCGCCAGAATCAATTTTATAGAACAAATTCTTGAATTAAAATAGGCGGCTAATTCATGGCAGATCCAGGGAGCTTTTTAATGTATAAATGAATTTTTAACTTGTGAAAAAATTTTTGCTTTTCATCCATTCAGAGAGAATTTTTGAATAGAACCAGAAGCAAAGAAATGCGCTAAAATTACCCAAAAAGCCAAACAAAGCCCATTCAAAATTGCTTGAAGCGGATTTCTTATATAGGTATCTACCACATAAAAAATTAATTAATGAAAGCACTATTAAGCATAACACCCCAAAATACAATTGGATTTTCCCTTGTTTGGCAAATTGTATCATTGAAAAAACCCCACACGAATAGCTGAAAAAAATGCTCGAAATTAAGAAAGATTTCATTTTATGTTTAGCCCTTATCATTGAAGTTTTTGTTTTCCAACCCGAGTGTCTTTCTGCCTTTGAAAATCAAATAAGCCCCAAATGGTGTTCCGAAGCTGCAAATCCAAAGATCCCATTTACCAAAAAAATCTTCAAGGAGACTTATAGACGAAAGAGAAACCAAGAAAATAGCGAAACCAACTATATGATAGAAATTGCCTTTTGATATCATGACAGAAAAGCTCCCAATGCAATTTTCCTTATAATGGTTTTCCCAATTCGTTAGTCTTTACTGAACATTTGGGACACCAGTATACATATTTATCCTTTTTTAGGAGAAATATAATCCCCCCAATAATCAAGGCAAAAAAAGTTACAAATGGAACAAAACTTCCAGGGGCAATTATCCCAGTTATTATAAACATTGAAATTGCCAAAGACAAAGAAAGCAGTCCACGTTTTCTTAAATCGATTATTTTTATTTTCGAATGACAATTTAGACAGTTTAAATCCCTTTGTCCCATTTCTTTATTAGATATCAGAATGAGTGTTGAAAATTTTATAAAAGCATAAATCAATTTTATTGGAGATTAAACATCCCCGGCAGGGAAACGCAAGATTAAATTTTATAGAACATTAAATGAATTCCTGATCCCCTTGACATCTTGCGTTTTCATTCTAAAAAAAATGAAAATTTGTAAAGTATTCATCCAGAATAAAAACCACCTAAACCCTTAAACATATGACGATTTCATTTGGAAAAATTTGAAAAAATCATCAAATATTCACACAGATGAAAAAATGCCTTCGGCTATCGAAGCCGCTTCGCCGATATCTCTTAGGCCGTAATATCTGAACATTGCGTAAAGCGTTTTCGCGTGCACTGCAATCATGCTTGAGCCGGAATCCCTCCCCTGCGTATGGTAACGTTGGGAATCCGGGTATAAACCTCCCGTCTCGATAAACCTCTTTATTCCAGCTTAGCTCCCGGAATCCTCCCGAAGTGTTGCGTTCACGTGCGCCAATCGAAGCCTCTGGGTTCCGGGCTCTTTCCATCTCCCTGTGTTACTACCCTCAACCCCTTCTTAAAAACCCAAAATGTAAAGCGTTTCCATAACAAACCAAGCTTATCGCCCACAGGCGCCAAGGGCGTTAGGATTTCCATATTATATTTTTTGCGTCTTTTTTTTATGTATAATGCTTTTCATCTCCAGAAAAACTGCTTTTTAATAACTCAACCATAATCATCCCCCCAAATTATAAAAATGTTGTCGATTATCAGATATGGTCTTTTTCTTCGGTAAGTTCCCCCAAGGTTTTATTCTCTGGAACAGCAATTAATGGGCTTGGGGTCGCCCCTTCTTTTAATTTGTCTGCAATGAATTCTAAATCAGCGACTGTCCTACGAAAGGTTTGTTCATCTATATTTTCGATTTTTAAAAGCGCGTTTATGGCGTCTTGTCCTTTTTGGGGTATTTTAAAATTGTTATTAATTTCATTATTTCCAATTTGTTCCCCCCATAAAAAATAATCTACGCTTTTTCCTGTTATTTGCGACACAGCTATTATGTATTCGAGCGACGGTTTTTGTTTGGTTTTCCCATGAATATTGGAAACGACATTTATAGAAACACCTAATTTATTAGCCCATATTCCTGGTTTAATATCTTTCTTGAATTCTTCGATTCGCGCCCTAATCTCATCAAAATTCAAGCTGACATTAATTTTTTTCATAAAAATATAAAAATACTCTTGATTTAATACACGATAAATGTAAATAATTCAGCACAACTTAAATCAACCTTTTTTAAAAAGGACAAACACATGCCCAAGTTGTCAGCCTATCATTTTTTATATCCCACATCAAAACAATTCCCCTATAGGTGTCTTGGTTTTTGCACGGGCATGCGTTTTCCCGAGACATCTTACCCCCTGGCATATGGTGTTGGCAGCACCGCCAGGGGGTTTTCTTTTCTTACAATGCAAAGGATGAATTAAAAAATGGTCTCTTTTCATTGGAAATACAAAGACGAGATTCAGCATTGCTCGGAATGTGGAAAACAAATGTCATCGTTTGAAATCGGCCTTGACCATGACCTTTGTTCAGATTGCCGCGCCTACCATCAGGATGAAAAGGAAGCAGAGATAAGGCGGCTTGAATCACGGCTTGCCGATACAGATGAAAATCAGCGGCTTGCAGACGAAGAGATCCGCAATCTCCTGGAAAATAGGTCCAATGAAGACTTCAGTGATTTCCCGCATTCCGAATACAACGACAATGAGCTTCCCAATTCTGAAGATCGTCCATGGGGAGAATACGAAAGAGAACGTTCCCGGGAAGCAGATGAATCAGCCGACGAATATTTAGATGACTACGTGGATTCCTGGTTTGATGACTCTGATGACGAGCTTCAAATACTGTAACGGTGTTGAGGCTTGCCCCACCAAACAAGAAGCATATATTTTCAATGTGATTTAAGTGAGTTAAACGAAAGTGCCATCAAAAACGAAGTTACAAAATAATGTAACGGTACACTAAAAAATCAAAAATGATCTGTGGTTTCAAAATTTTAAAGGTAGAACAAGCATCAAGCGGCATCCTTAATATAAGAAAGAGACACCACCAGGCCATCCTCGGCGTAACCAAAGGTGGCCTGTTCGTACAGATAAATTGTGATAAGGATTACTGGGGAGGGAGATCGGATATAAATTCCAGAGCAAGGTTGATATCAACAAAGTTGTGATTCAACTCCTTTGCCCTGTCCTGGCAGTCTGTACATATTTCTTTAAATTTTCTCATGTCGCCTTTGACGGCCATATAAATTTGTTCAACGGCTTCCTGCTGGATATCTTTGTATTTTTCGATGAAGTCTTCGACCTCTATGGGGTATAAAATCAGAGTTTTGAGCCGGCTGAGTATATCGGGATGATTCCGGCTCAGATGGGTTCTGACCTTTGGGAGCCCTGCAAATACGATGGGAACACCGGCATCAATAATTCGTTTGAGATATGGCCAGACCCGGGAGTCCAGATCATTGGCTTCATCTATGATGATAAAACAATTGGATAGGTTGCAGATCGTTTTCAGGTACTGGGGAGTCCGGCGGTAGGTGGCGGTGGCCTCATAATTCAATTCCTTGAGTATGGATGCCAGGGTTTCATGGATGTTGAACAGAGACTCGACCCATACGGCATGGAGCTTTTTAGGCCGCAGCAGTTTTAAAAACCGAGTTTTTCCTGCGCCAAAATCTCCTTCAATGAGTACGCTTTGGCCCCTGTATATCCTATTATAAGTGGCAGACAGGTATGAGACTCTTCGTTTATCACTGATAAAATCCTCTTTCATGTCATATCTCCGAGGGATGCATAAGTCGCCACTCGATTCGTAGTTAACGATTTTTGGCAATCAAGCATAAATGCATTGAACAAAGCCTGTTTTTTACGTTCCTCAGGCTGGTCCATTTTTTTCATGTAATCTGCGTACCTTGATTGATTATGATGAAGTACTTGCTCCGCCCGGGATAGGGAAAGGCCCTTATGGTAAACTTCGATTAAAATAGGCCGGTCAACGGCCATATTGTGCTTTTCCAAAAGAGCGATAATGGTGTCGAGTTCATCGGGCACAGGATCAGGCGCTGGTGCAGGTGGCCTGTCAAACGGCTTTTTTGCAATGGCTTCGCCCAGAAGTATTCCGTCTTCACTGGGCTCAAAGATAAAAAGTTTGTCCCTGTATCTGGATATCTTTACCGGTGTACTTTTATGCTTGCTGAACCGGTCTGCACCACTGGTCACATAAAAATCGCGTTTGTCATGGCGGATAGTTCTGTTCTTGGATACGGTGGCTTTGATTTTTCTGTAACCATATTTCATATATTCTTGAACCTGCTCCGGGATAAAATTCAGGGTGTCTGCCTGGTTTGACAAAAAATCATCAAACTTCTGTGCCGGCACCCAGGCACTGACCACGCCGTCTTCAGTAAAATAATGTTGTGTATGATTATGTTCGTCACGGTATTGGCGGAGCACAGTGCTGCTTCTCAATTCATCAAGGGTGATATCAAGTAGGGTTACAGTGACTTTTTCCTTTCTTCCCCGTTTGAAGTTATACTCGGTAACGGTTTTCACAATCCTGTCCTCAAAGGCTTTGATAATCCGTATTTCAAAATTATGCAGGCTCCGGTGTGAAGATTCCAGATGCGCCTTATCTTTTGGTGAATGCGCCCTTGAAAAATCCGGCGCCAAATAAAAACCGCCTGGCGTAGAATGCGCAAGGTTAATGGCATTAATGGGACGCTTTAAATTTAAAAATCCCTTTGCCTGGTCGGGCCTGATGCCGATTGTTTTCAAAGGAAAAGGGGTGCATAACAAAAAACGGGTAAAAAGGTCCACAGAGTTCAGATTACTTTCGGTAAAATAGA
This window contains:
- a CDS encoding ATP-binding protein, translating into MKEDFISDKRRVSYLSATYNRIYRGQSVLIEGDFGAGKTRFLKLLRPKKLHAVWVESLFNIHETLASILKELNYEATATYRRTPQYLKTICNLSNCFIIIDEANDLDSRVWPYLKRIIDAGVPIVFAGLPKVRTHLSRNHPDILSRLKTLILYPIEVEDFIEKYKDIQQEAVEQIYMAVKGDMRKFKEICTDCQDRAKELNHNFVDINLALEFISDLPPQ
- a CDS encoding integrase, which gives rise to MDDLSIDDRFHLLLHKKIMNKIGSAKRRSKKYYKDQYKKTGIIPVPLLLVEKGIMDGRKCSGRPKVIDEQTKRRFIEMVKASCDPSSQGFIFITRRARTIKNYHCWLEEELGKTISLPALRRCAKRENLKFYLEKEDDQEPSPARYSFKSVPVFALIQVDGCKFQYLRIRDERGNWQKPQVIEIFDTGSRKLFILEFYFTESNLNSVDLFTRFLLCTPFPLKTIGIRPDQAKGFLNLKRPINAINLAHSTPGGFYLAPDFSRAHSPKDKAHLESSHRSLHNFEIRIIKAFEDRIVKTVTEYNFKRGRKEKVTVTLLDITLDELRSSTVLRQYRDEHNHTQHYFTEDGVVSAWVPAQKFDDFLSNQADTLNFIPEQVQEYMKYGYRKIKATVSKNRTIRHDKRDFYVTSGADRFSKHKSTPVKISRYRDKLFIFEPSEDGILLGEAIAKKPFDRPPAPAPDPVPDELDTIIALLEKHNMAVDRPILIEVYHKGLSLSRAEQVLHHNQSRYADYMKKMDQPEERKKQALFNAFMLDCQKSLTTNRVATYASLGDMT